A window from Nitrospirota bacterium encodes these proteins:
- the mtnC gene encoding acireductone synthase — MVRYILMDIEGTLISVAFVREVLFPFAKHRLAPFLKERRHDPNVLQLTAACQDVMERETGTRPAYEELPAMLTGWIDQDRKMAGLKALQGMIWDEGYRQGAFAPQLYDDVLPVLTQWRTLGIRLGIYSSGSEQAQRLLFAYTNVGDVTSLFEHFFDTTVGEKKTSSSYRKISDQIDLPPPDILFLSDAELELDAAASIGFRTAHIVRPGTDASTRHPIHPDLTLLPPAE, encoded by the coding sequence ATGGTCCGATACATCCTCATGGACATCGAAGGCACTCTCATTTCCGTCGCCTTTGTCCGCGAGGTCCTCTTTCCCTTTGCCAAACACCGTCTCGCGCCCTTTCTCAAAGAGCGGCGCCATGATCCCAATGTGCTACAGTTGACTGCAGCATGTCAGGATGTCATGGAGCGCGAAACAGGAACGCGCCCCGCGTATGAGGAGCTGCCAGCCATGCTGACCGGGTGGATCGACCAGGACCGAAAAATGGCCGGCCTCAAAGCATTGCAGGGAATGATCTGGGATGAGGGCTATCGACAGGGGGCTTTTGCACCGCAACTGTATGACGATGTCCTGCCTGTCTTAACACAATGGCGCACTCTTGGTATCCGCTTGGGAATCTACTCCTCAGGTTCAGAACAGGCTCAGCGGCTCCTCTTTGCATATACCAACGTCGGGGATGTGACTTCCTTGTTTGAGCACTTTTTCGATACCACTGTCGGCGAGAAAAAGACCTCGTCGAGTTACCGCAAGATCAGCGATCAGATCGATCTACCGCCTCCTGACATTCTTTTTCTGTCGGACGCGGAACTCGAACTGGATGCTGCTGCATCGATAGGCTTCAGGACCGCCCACATCGTGCGGCCTGGAACCGATGCGAGTACCCGCCATCCTATTCATCCAGACCTCACGCTCCTTCCCCCTGCAGAATAG